A single genomic interval of Hemibagrus wyckioides isolate EC202008001 linkage group LG13, SWU_Hwy_1.0, whole genome shotgun sequence harbors:
- the LOC131363223 gene encoding GTPase IMAP family member 4-like, whose protein sequence is MASIGDPSQESDLRIIIIGPSEVDVASIGNIILGREVFGSQSSKCIKRDGEIAGRKLTVVVTPNRWSRLPLLDNSECDKQELMLSMLLCDPGPHAILLAIGEVTKDMAVSVEEHMELLGQEVWDHTILLYSSDNQQEKCVKESGAAFERITNKCGHRYHVLSNTDHGDRIQVTELLKRIDEMLQKNKGKHCEIHRKIYLVQKWREAEDNRAEQRLLMTQNHRKMLRSKMGGSREEEDGRRQS, encoded by the exons ATGGCTTCAATTGGAGACCCATCTCAAGAATCAG ATCTGAGGATTATCATCATTGGACCCAGTGAGGTTGATGTGGCTTCAATTGGAAACATCATCCTTGGGAGAGAGGTGTTTGGATCTCAGAGTAGCAAGTGCAtaaagagggatggagagatagCTGGTAGAAAATTAACAGTGGTAGTCACACCTAATCGATGGTCCAGACTTCCACTGCTTGACAATTCAGAGTGCGATAAGCAAGAGCTAATGCTCAGCATGCTTCTGTGTGATCCTGGACCTCATGCCATCCTTCTAGCCATTGGTGAGGTCACAAAGGATATGGCTGTCTCAGTGGAGGAACACATGGAGCTTCTTGGCCAGGAAGTTTGGGATCATACAATATTATTATACTCTTCTGACAACCAGcaagaaaaatgtgtaaaggaATCAGGAGCAGCTTTCGAGAGGATTACAAATAAATGTGGACACAGATATCATGTTCTCAGCAACACAGACCATGGTGACAGAATTCAGGTCACAGAGCTACTGAAGAGGATAGATGAGATGCTACAGAAAAACAAAGGCAAACACTGTGAGATACACAGGAAGATCTACCTTGTACAGAAATGGAGGGAAGCTGAAGATAATCGAGCAGAACAAAGACTACTAATGACTCAGAATCACAGAAAGATGCTGAGATCAAAAATGG GAGGTTCaagagaagaggaagatggCAGAAGACAAAGCTAA
- the LOC131363961 gene encoding GTPase IMAP family member 7-like isoform X1: protein MHTGSLFILSSFLTAVCEERLRPTAQIQVVTARRMASIGDPPQESDLRIIIIGPSEVDVASFGNIILGREMFGSQSSKCIKRDGEIAGRKLTVVVTPNRWSRLLLLDNSERDKQELMLSMLLCDPGPHAILLAIGEEEVTKDMAISMKEHTELLGQEVWDHTILLYSSDNQQEKCVKGSGAAFKRITDKCGDRYHVLSNTDHGDRIQVTELLKKIDEMLQKNKGKHCEIHRKIYLVQKWREAEDNRAEQRLLMTQNHRKMLRSKMGSTSHSSDIRVLLTGYQFSGKSSTGNTILAQEAFVTFPKKRMSKCVKSEGVVQGRHFTVVDIPGQWRIHSVEYTTELCKQEMMLSVTQG from the exons ATGCACACAGGTTCTCTGTTTATACTCTCTTCATttctcactgctgtgtgtgaggagaggtTGCGTCCTACAGCTCAGATACAG GTTGTGACAGCACGAAGAATGGCTTCAATTGGAGACCCACCTCAAGAATCAG ATCTGAGGATTATCATCATTGGACCCAGTGAGGTTGATGTGGCTTCATTTGGAAACATCATCCTTGGGAGAGAGATGTTTGGATCTCAGAGTAGCAAGTGCAtaaagagggatggagagatagCTGGTAGAAAATTAACAGTGGTAGTCACACCTAATCGATGGTCCAGACTTCTACTGCTTGACAATTCAGAGCGCGATAAGCAAGAGCTAATGCTCAGCATGCTTCTGTGTGATCCTGGACCTCATGCCATCCTTCTAGCCATTGGTGAGGAGGAGGTCACAAAGGATATGGCTATCTCAATGAAGGAACACACAGAGCTTCTTGGCCAGGAAGTTTGGGATCATACAATATTATTATACTCTTCTGACAACCAGcaagaaaaatgtgtaaaggGATCAGGAGCAGCTTTCAAGAGGATTACAGATAAATGTGGAGACAGATATCATGTTCTCAGCAACACAGACCATGGTGACAGAATTCAGGTCACAGAGCTACTGAAGAAGATAGATGAGATGCtacagaaaaataaagggaAACACTGTGAGATACACAGGAAGATCTACCTTGTACAGAAATGGAGGGAAGCTGAAGATAATCGAGCAGAACAAAGACTACTAATGACTCAGAATCACAGAAAGATGCTGAGATCAAAAATGG GAAGCACAAGCCACAGTTCTGACATCAGAGTTTTGCTAACAGGCTATCAGTTTTCTGGAAAGAGCTCAACAGGAAACACAATTCTTGCACAGGAGGCATTTGTGACATTTCCCAAAAAGAGGATGTCAAAGTGTGTAAAAAGTGAAGGAGTTGTTCAAGGAAGGCATTTTACTGTAGTGGATATTCCAGGACAATGGAGAATTCACTCAGTTGAGTACACTACTGAGCTTTGCAAGCAGGAAATGATGCTTAGCGTAACTCAGGGGTGA
- the LOC131363960 gene encoding GTPase IMAP family member 8-like, translated as MASIGDPLQESDLRIIIIGPSEVDVASIGNIILGREVFGSQSSKCIKRDGEIAGRKLTVVVTPNRWSRLPLLDNSECDKQELMLSMLLCDPGPHAILLAIGEVTKDMAISVEEHMELLGQEVWDHTILLYSSDNQQEKCVKESGAAFERITDKCGHRYHVLSNTDHGDRIQVTELLKKIDEMLQKNKGKHCEIHRKIYLVQKWREAEDKRAEQRLLMTQKHRKMLRSKMESTSHSSEVRILLTGYQFSGKSSTGNTILAQEAFVTFPKKRTSKCVKSEGVIQGRHVTVVDIPGRWRIHPVEYTTELCKQDIVLSVTQCPPGPHIVLVLVRLDTSFTENSKRAIEGHFQLFGENFWRYTMVLFTCGDFLGETTIEQFIESEGEALQWLVKKCNNMYHVFNNNNKDDRSQVSELLEKIDEVVASNGGGHFEMDQMILQEVQEKRKIAEDKAKKRRLKTQEEKRGATGSKSEKGTSSSDPEVNIVLIGYRRAGKTTVGNIMLGKNSFSRQKTFQSEQQHGLVAGRQVVVVDTPGWDWDHNLEVTPELDWQIVESVHTHCSKDAPVVFLLVVRAAFPFREVNKLITEEYLQLLGDSVWNHTIVLFTTGGWMEDIDIELHIESEGDALQWLVEKCGNRYHVLDTKGKKEDVQVSELMRMIEHVVAKNKSCPFELDKEICERFEKKSSTVSNQPSQRMLQVRREYGSMGLDPPNMHDGYYDYDDDDKSSGFGSASQLSRTSSRSSLRP; from the exons ATGGCTTCAATTGGAGACCCACTTCAAGAATCAG ATCTGAGGATTATCATCATTGGACCCAGTGAGGTTGATGTGGCTTCAATTGGAAACATCATCCTTGGGAGAGAGGTGTTTGGATCTCAGAGTAGCAAGTGCAtaaagagggatggagagatagCTGGTAGAAAATTAACAGTGGTAGTCACACCTAATCGATGGTCCAGACTTCCACTGCTTGACAATTCAGAGTGCGATAAGCAAGAGCTAATGCTCAGCATGCTTCTGTGTGATCCTGGACCTCATGCCATCCTTCTAGCCATTGGTGAGGTCACAAAGGATATGGCTATCTCAGTGGAGGAACACATGGAGCTTCTTGGCCAGGAAGTTTGGGATCATACAATATTATTATACTCTTCTGACAACCAGcaagaaaaatgtgtaaaggaATCAGGAGCAGCTTTCGAGAGGATTACAGATAAATGTGGACACAGATATCATGTTCTCAGCAACACAGACCATGGTGACAGAATTCAGGTCACAGAGCTACTAAAGAAGATAGATGAGATGCTACAGAAAAACAAAGGCAAACACTGTGAGATACACAGGAAGATCTACCTTGTACAGAAATGGAGGGAAGCTGAAGATAAGCGAGCAGAACAAAGACTACTAATGACTCAGAAGCACAGAAAGATGCTGAGATCAAAAATGG aaagcaCAAGTCACAGTTCAGAGGTCAGAATTTTGTTAACAGGTTATCAGTTTTCTGGAAAGAGCTCAACAGGAAACACAATCCTGGCACAGGAAGCATTTGTGACATTTCCCAAAAAGAGGACGTCAAAATGTGTAAAAAGTGAAGGAGTCATTCAAGGAAGGCATGTTACTGTAGTGGATATTCCAGGCCGATGGAGAATTCACCCAGTCGAGTACACTACTGAGCTTTGCAAGCAGGACATAGTGCTTAGTGTAACTCAGTGTCCACCAGGCCCCCACATTGTGCTTGTGCTTGTCCGTTTAGACACTTCATTCACTGAAAATAGCAAGAGGGCAATTGAGGGACACTTTCAGCTTTTTGGTGAGAATTTCTGGAGATACACCATGGTGCTGTTCACATGTGGGGACTTTCTGGGAGAAACAACGATTGAGCAGTTTATTGAGAGTGAAGGGGAAGCTCTCCAGTGGCTAGTGAAGAAATGTAACAACATGTACCATgtgttcaacaacaacaacaaggacGATCGCTCTCAGGTTTCTGAACTGCTTGAAAAGATTGATGAGGTTGTTGCTAGTAACGGTGGTGGCCATTTTGAAATGGATCAGATGATTTTGCAGGAGGTTCAAGAGAAGAGGAAGATTGCAGAAGACAAAGCTAAAAAGAGGAGACTGAAGACacaagaggagaaaagaggagcAACTGGTTCAAAATCTGAAAAAG GAACCTCGTCTAGTGATCCTGAGGTCAACATTGTGCTAATTGGTTATAGAAGAGCTGGAAAGACCACAGTTGGAAACATTATGTTAGGCAAAAACAGTTTTTCCAGACAAAAGACTTTTCAGAGTGAGCAGCAGCATGGACTAGTAGCAGGAAGACAGGTTGTTGTAGTAGACACTCCAGGCTGGGACTGGGACCATAATTTGGAGGTAACGCCTGAGCTTGACTGGCAGATAGTAGAGAGTGTTCATACTCATTGTTCCAAAGATGCACCTGTTGTTTTCCTTCTGGTTGTGCGagcagcttttcccttcagagaGGTGAACAAACTCATTACTGAAGAATATCTGCAACTTCTTGGTGACTCTGTCTGGAATCACACCATAGTGCTGTTCACCACTGGAGGCTGGATGGAAGACATAGACATAGAACTGCACATTGAGAGTGAAGGGGATGCGCTGCAGTGGCTTGTAGAAAAATGTGGAAACAGGTACCATGTTTTGGACACTAAAGGGAAGAAAGAAGACGTGCAAGTCTCTGAGCTAATGAGAATGATCGAACACGTAGTGGCAAAAAACAAGAGCTGTCCTTTTGAGTTAGACAAAGAAATCTGTGAGAGATTTGAGAAGAAATCTTCCACTGTCAGCAATCAACCCTCACAAAGGATGTTACAAGTCAGAAGGGAATATGGCAGCATGGGCTTGGACCCACCaaaca TGCATGATGgatattatgattatgatgatgatgataaaagctCTGGCTTTGGCTCAGCTTCTCAGCTGTCTAGGACTTCATCTCGGTCATCATTAAG ACCCTGA
- the LOC131363961 gene encoding GTPase IMAP family member 7-like isoform X2, translating to MASIGDPPQESDLRIIIIGPSEVDVASFGNIILGREMFGSQSSKCIKRDGEIAGRKLTVVVTPNRWSRLLLLDNSERDKQELMLSMLLCDPGPHAILLAIGEEEVTKDMAISMKEHTELLGQEVWDHTILLYSSDNQQEKCVKGSGAAFKRITDKCGDRYHVLSNTDHGDRIQVTELLKKIDEMLQKNKGKHCEIHRKIYLVQKWREAEDNRAEQRLLMTQNHRKMLRSKMGSTSHSSDIRVLLTGYQFSGKSSTGNTILAQEAFVTFPKKRMSKCVKSEGVVQGRHFTVVDIPGQWRIHSVEYTTELCKQEMMLSVTQG from the exons ATGGCTTCAATTGGAGACCCACCTCAAGAATCAG ATCTGAGGATTATCATCATTGGACCCAGTGAGGTTGATGTGGCTTCATTTGGAAACATCATCCTTGGGAGAGAGATGTTTGGATCTCAGAGTAGCAAGTGCAtaaagagggatggagagatagCTGGTAGAAAATTAACAGTGGTAGTCACACCTAATCGATGGTCCAGACTTCTACTGCTTGACAATTCAGAGCGCGATAAGCAAGAGCTAATGCTCAGCATGCTTCTGTGTGATCCTGGACCTCATGCCATCCTTCTAGCCATTGGTGAGGAGGAGGTCACAAAGGATATGGCTATCTCAATGAAGGAACACACAGAGCTTCTTGGCCAGGAAGTTTGGGATCATACAATATTATTATACTCTTCTGACAACCAGcaagaaaaatgtgtaaaggGATCAGGAGCAGCTTTCAAGAGGATTACAGATAAATGTGGAGACAGATATCATGTTCTCAGCAACACAGACCATGGTGACAGAATTCAGGTCACAGAGCTACTGAAGAAGATAGATGAGATGCtacagaaaaataaagggaAACACTGTGAGATACACAGGAAGATCTACCTTGTACAGAAATGGAGGGAAGCTGAAGATAATCGAGCAGAACAAAGACTACTAATGACTCAGAATCACAGAAAGATGCTGAGATCAAAAATGG GAAGCACAAGCCACAGTTCTGACATCAGAGTTTTGCTAACAGGCTATCAGTTTTCTGGAAAGAGCTCAACAGGAAACACAATTCTTGCACAGGAGGCATTTGTGACATTTCCCAAAAAGAGGATGTCAAAGTGTGTAAAAAGTGAAGGAGTTGTTCAAGGAAGGCATTTTACTGTAGTGGATATTCCAGGACAATGGAGAATTCACTCAGTTGAGTACACTACTGAGCTTTGCAAGCAGGAAATGATGCTTAGCGTAACTCAGGGGTGA